The Acinetobacter defluvii genome includes a region encoding these proteins:
- a CDS encoding esterase/lipase family protein, translating into MLMQHSKKNILLILAAMTPLLLNGCQVVSVKNQKVNVTIANERDSILTRNKISEASLNVLSMTGSEAKKCTEQPDQCIQDLEKIPQIQDEQLLSTASEVYLAKAIALSNSSSCKVSIISKHQSEEKQKLNQAAYDDCLDQQLVMLDKSIRYSYAYLFKTERQPQDRIFDNRQVQIRDFYNQALAKMITSYALRYKGNKTVPKDIKIGKSIYSIDYSHYPQLNTQEVETLLSSYNLNFSGLRSLNRRDGFGAEFVAILTAPKKAEEDKYIVDPLHHHYQGGVNPNIHDPRYLAVSITAQPRTGESVDEILHNPNFSLKIYDPYSIEKIQVAKKQYPLAANFSAPYGLWLAENNLGASAYLTLIDRDEHLTMPHLYMLEPFNPNKKVIVLVHGLASSPEAWIRLTNDIMGDHVLREHYQVWQVFYSTNMPILESRYQINAIINQTFNYIGQDTPAAKDAVLVGHSMGGIISRLLVSDINLTQPAFKLLKNRQLNRFKDDPILSARLNMQPIPNFDRAIFLSSPHRGTEFADRWFTLAARKIIKLPGAFLGALADTIQEQDLNVQNFVKDVGNGLIQNGPSDLSNNSKFTQLTENVMPKKGMVYHSIIGNSTNSQDPDVMSDGIVPYKSAHLDGAASEIIIKGGHSIQETPQAVLELRRILRLHLVHLGLYKP; encoded by the coding sequence ATGCTCATGCAGCACAGTAAAAAAAATATACTGCTTATCCTTGCTGCAATGACACCTTTGCTCCTCAATGGTTGTCAAGTTGTCAGTGTAAAGAATCAGAAAGTCAATGTGACTATCGCCAATGAACGGGATAGCATTCTGACACGTAATAAAATCAGCGAGGCAAGTTTAAATGTCTTGTCAATGACAGGCAGTGAAGCTAAAAAGTGTACTGAACAACCTGATCAATGCATTCAAGACTTAGAAAAAATTCCACAGATACAAGATGAACAATTATTATCTACAGCAAGTGAAGTTTATCTTGCAAAAGCGATTGCACTCAGTAATTCATCTAGCTGCAAAGTTAGTATCATTTCTAAACACCAATCAGAAGAAAAGCAAAAACTGAATCAAGCGGCGTATGATGATTGCTTAGACCAACAGTTAGTCATGCTAGACAAAAGCATTCGTTATAGTTACGCCTACTTGTTTAAAACAGAACGCCAACCCCAAGATCGAATTTTTGATAATAGACAGGTTCAGATTCGAGATTTTTACAATCAAGCCTTAGCTAAAATGATCACTAGCTATGCTTTACGTTACAAAGGCAATAAAACCGTTCCCAAAGATATTAAAATTGGAAAAAGTATTTATAGCATTGACTACAGTCACTATCCGCAATTAAATACACAAGAAGTTGAAACTTTACTGTCGAGTTATAACCTTAACTTTTCGGGTTTACGCTCTCTTAACCGCAGAGACGGTTTCGGTGCAGAATTCGTTGCCATTTTGACTGCGCCTAAAAAAGCAGAGGAAGACAAATATATTGTTGATCCTCTCCATCATCATTATCAAGGTGGAGTCAACCCGAATATCCATGACCCACGTTACTTGGCAGTCAGTATTACCGCACAACCCCGAACAGGCGAAAGTGTGGATGAAATTCTGCATAATCCAAATTTTAGCTTAAAAATTTATGATCCTTATTCGATAGAAAAGATCCAAGTAGCAAAAAAACAATATCCGCTTGCTGCAAATTTCTCTGCACCTTATGGTTTATGGTTGGCTGAAAATAATTTAGGCGCTTCAGCGTATCTCACTTTGATTGATCGAGATGAGCACCTAACCATGCCACATTTATATATGTTAGAGCCGTTCAACCCTAACAAAAAGGTGATTGTTCTAGTACATGGGTTAGCCAGCAGCCCTGAAGCCTGGATTCGTTTAACCAACGATATTATGGGTGACCATGTACTGCGTGAACATTATCAAGTTTGGCAAGTGTTCTACTCAACCAATATGCCTATTTTAGAAAGTCGTTATCAAATTAATGCCATTATCAATCAAACTTTCAATTATATTGGACAAGACACGCCTGCTGCTAAAGATGCAGTTTTAGTGGGTCACAGTATGGGTGGTATTATTTCTCGCTTATTGGTGAGTGATATTAATTTAACTCAGCCTGCATTTAAACTACTAAAAAACCGCCAATTAAACCGCTTTAAAGATGATCCTATTCTTAGCGCACGTTTAAATATGCAACCAATCCCCAACTTTGATCGTGCGATTTTCCTTTCCTCGCCACATCGCGGTACTGAGTTTGCTGATCGTTGGTTTACTTTAGCTGCACGTAAAATTATTAAACTTCCTGGTGCTTTCTTAGGTGCTTTGGCTGATACCATTCAAGAGCAAGACTTAAATGTACAAAACTTTGTGAAAGATGTAGGTAATGGTCTGATTCAAAATGGTCCGAGTGACCTCAGTAATAACTCAAAATTCACTCAACTTACTGAAAATGTCATGCCTAAAAAAGGAATGGTTTATCATTCTATCATCGGCAATAGCACCAACAGCCAAGACCCTGATGTAATGTCAGATGGAATTGTACCTTATAAAAGTGCGCATTTAGATGGTGCTGCTTCTGAGATTATTATCAAAGGGGGACATTCTATTCAAGAAACGCCACAAGCTGTGCTTGAGCTAAGACGAATTTTAAGATTACATTTAGTGCATTTAGGTTTATACAAACCTTAA
- a CDS encoding quinone-dependent dihydroorotate dehydrogenase → MMYSLARPMLFSLAPERAHELTLSLLKSAHKVGAMRQKIAPKPVTCMGIEFPNPVGLAAGLDKNGAYIDALAALGFGFIEIGTITPKPQEGNPKPRLFRIPEAKAIINRMGFNNAGVDQLVENVKAAKFKGILGINIGKNATTPVEDAVSDYLICLEKVYNYASYITVNISSPNTKNLRSLQSGHALTELLETLKNRQLELAEEHQHYVPLVLKVAPDLEAGDIQFIASQLLEFKIDGLIVTNTTLSREGVEGLPFGDEAGGLSGAPVFEKSTACLAAFSKLLKGQIPLIGVGGILSGEHAVAKQQAGASLVQIYSGMIYTGPVLIKDCVDAMT, encoded by the coding sequence ATGATGTATTCACTTGCTCGCCCAATGTTGTTTTCTTTAGCACCGGAGCGTGCACATGAGCTGACATTATCGCTGTTAAAATCAGCGCATAAAGTAGGCGCAATGCGTCAAAAAATTGCACCTAAACCTGTTACCTGTATGGGAATTGAATTTCCAAACCCAGTGGGTTTAGCCGCAGGTCTAGATAAAAATGGTGCATATATTGATGCCTTAGCTGCATTAGGCTTTGGTTTTATTGAAATTGGCACCATTACTCCAAAACCACAAGAAGGCAATCCAAAGCCTCGTTTATTTCGTATTCCTGAAGCAAAAGCCATTATTAACCGTATGGGGTTTAATAATGCAGGTGTGGATCAACTGGTTGAAAATGTAAAAGCTGCCAAATTTAAAGGTATTTTAGGTATTAATATTGGCAAAAATGCCACTACACCTGTAGAAGATGCGGTTTCTGATTATTTGATCTGTTTAGAAAAAGTTTATAACTACGCTTCTTATATTACGGTGAATATTTCTTCACCAAATACAAAAAACTTACGTTCATTACAAAGTGGTCATGCTTTAACAGAACTGTTAGAAACATTGAAAAACCGTCAACTTGAACTTGCTGAAGAACATCAGCATTATGTCCCTTTGGTGTTAAAAGTTGCGCCAGATTTAGAAGCGGGTGATATTCAGTTTATCGCCTCTCAGCTTTTAGAGTTTAAAATAGACGGTTTAATTGTCACCAATACGACTTTATCTCGTGAAGGGGTTGAAGGCTTGCCTTTTGGTGATGAGGCTGGCGGTTTGTCGGGTGCGCCTGTATTTGAAAAAAGTACTGCATGTTTGGCAGCATTTTCAAAATTACTCAAAGGTCAAATTCCTTTGATTGGTGTCGGTGGAATTTTGTCTGGCGAACATGCTGTTGCAAAACAACAAGCAGGTGCAAGTTTAGTACAAATTTATAGTGGTATGATTTACACAGGTCCAGTTTTAATTAAAGATTGTGTTGATGCCATGACCTAA
- the sixA gene encoding phosphohistidine phosphatase SixA: MQLTLVRHGEAAPPVNGNDHKRPLTERGHAQAEQTADFLKDMLKPDIFVVSPLLRAQETLAHIQKYFSDVNVLICDKIKPDDDAKQAIDWLAQLPFENIVVVCHMNVVAHIAEQLTNENFHPYALAEARIYEQSVVAQGLSTQQTAFIPTV, translated from the coding sequence ATGCAACTGACTTTAGTTCGTCATGGGGAAGCAGCACCTCCAGTGAATGGAAATGATCATAAACGTCCATTAACTGAGCGTGGTCATGCACAAGCGGAGCAAACAGCCGACTTTTTAAAAGACATGCTGAAACCTGATATCTTTGTGGTGAGCCCGTTATTGCGTGCACAAGAAACGTTGGCGCATATCCAAAAATATTTTAGCGATGTGAATGTATTAATTTGTGATAAGATCAAACCTGATGATGATGCAAAACAAGCAATTGATTGGCTTGCACAATTGCCTTTTGAAAATATCGTAGTGGTGTGTCATATGAATGTCGTTGCGCACATTGCTGAACAGTTAACCAATGAAAATTTTCATCCATATGCATTAGCCGAAGCTCGTATTTATGAGCAAAGCGTAGTTGCACAAGGGTTATCTACACAACAAACAGCCTTTATTCCAACAGTATAA
- a CDS encoding nitroreductase family protein, whose translation MIDSNLQIVHQNIHQRQSVGNLVEPAPSMEQLEQAFQAALTAPDHHRLKPTRFIVVAGEQRLAFGELLAQAAQDLGEIDPAQVARVKQHPFRAPLLILAVTKFVEHPKVPKFEQVLSTGAAIQNLLLSLQAQGFASMWRSGAVVESALLKEKLGLNSQDLISGIIYVGSAAKAIAPRLEQHTQDYVSTWQAL comes from the coding sequence ATGATAGATTCAAATCTTCAAATTGTGCATCAGAATATTCATCAACGTCAGTCGGTTGGTAACTTAGTTGAACCCGCGCCGAGTATGGAACAATTAGAGCAGGCATTTCAAGCTGCATTAACAGCACCTGATCATCATCGTTTAAAGCCAACGCGATTTATCGTGGTAGCAGGTGAACAGCGTCTGGCATTTGGTGAATTACTGGCACAAGCTGCACAAGATTTAGGTGAAATTGATCCTGCACAAGTAGCGCGTGTCAAACAGCATCCATTTCGTGCGCCCTTGTTGATTTTAGCGGTGACAAAATTTGTTGAGCATCCAAAAGTACCGAAATTTGAACAAGTTTTAAGTACTGGTGCAGCGATTCAAAACTTATTACTTTCTTTACAAGCACAAGGTTTTGCGAGCATGTGGCGTAGTGGTGCTGTGGTGGAGTCGGCATTATTAAAAGAAAAATTAGGCTTAAATTCACAAGATTTAATTTCTGGCATTATTTATGTGGGGAGCGCAGCCAAAGCAATTGCTCCACGTTTGGAACAACACACACAAGATTATGTCAGTACTTGGCAAGCACTTTAA
- the gspL gene encoding type II secretion system protein GspL encodes MLYLWMPEADGVWQWSRGEEWKSAASLEQLIQELKANQAEEAVVYFPSREVQILQQTLSKEQYKKLGQEGLKYLLEEYVIVPIDQMKVFSHFQAPNQVTVLGINQHAVTTMQHSLSLLPIKIVSLLPDFLVLPVPTENQTVLANLNGRLLVRENEWMGNSVDDLGLYLEFAPKEQQYKYAQLSAEQLENVFAITTSDHLEQFNYQFVVPKKPKNHPFNVLPKAKQESGGISGYWKACAMLCVALILVQLSYDALRWVKLRKVADQTAVIAIDQYKSWFGENSRVTEQNIKSQFESNLRLSQSANTQALQLLSRVGPILMQHQIVANKVNYDTAILNMDLVANSSDKLQALVQQLNQQGFKAELGTIQTQGASVIGLVKIQ; translated from the coding sequence ATGTTGTATTTATGGATGCCAGAAGCCGATGGGGTTTGGCAATGGTCACGTGGTGAAGAATGGAAAAGTGCAGCAAGTCTTGAGCAATTGATTCAAGAATTGAAGGCAAATCAAGCAGAAGAAGCGGTTGTTTATTTTCCGAGTCGTGAAGTACAAATTCTTCAACAAACCTTAAGCAAAGAACAATATAAAAAGCTTGGTCAGGAAGGCTTAAAATACCTCCTTGAAGAATACGTGATTGTTCCAATTGACCAAATGAAAGTTTTTTCACACTTTCAAGCGCCCAATCAAGTGACAGTATTGGGGATTAATCAACATGCTGTGACGACCATGCAGCATTCATTGTCATTGTTGCCGATAAAGATTGTTTCATTATTGCCAGATTTTCTCGTTTTACCTGTACCTACTGAAAATCAGACAGTACTTGCAAACTTAAATGGACGTTTGTTGGTACGTGAAAATGAGTGGATGGGAAATTCTGTTGATGATTTGGGTTTGTATTTAGAGTTTGCACCCAAAGAACAACAGTATAAATATGCTCAACTCAGTGCTGAACAATTAGAAAATGTTTTTGCGATCACCACCTCTGACCACTTGGAACAGTTTAATTATCAGTTTGTTGTACCGAAAAAACCAAAAAATCACCCATTTAATGTTTTGCCTAAAGCGAAGCAAGAAAGTGGGGGTATTTCAGGTTATTGGAAAGCCTGTGCAATGCTATGCGTTGCTTTGATTTTAGTACAATTGAGCTATGATGCTTTGCGTTGGGTGAAGTTAAGAAAAGTTGCTGACCAAACTGCGGTGATTGCGATTGATCAATATAAGTCATGGTTTGGTGAAAATAGTCGCGTGACTGAGCAAAATATCAAAAGTCAGTTTGAGAGTAATTTACGTTTAAGTCAAAGTGCTAATACCCAAGCCTTGCAATTGCTCAGTCGGGTGGGACCGATTTTGATGCAACATCAAATTGTGGCAAATAAAGTCAATTACGATACTGCAATTTTAAATATGGACTTGGTGGCAAATAGCTCAGATAAACTTCAAGCACTCGTGCAACAACTGAACCAACAAGGGTTTAAAGCAGAATTGGGAACGATACAGACACAAGGCGCTTCAGTCATAGGATTGGTGAAAATACAATAA
- a CDS encoding CvpA family protein produces MNTIDIIVLVLLLIGGLNGLRKGFVNAFANLVGWIFALIVAAKYSAVFAPAMQVLSQDPVVQKISAFAFIVLIIVVLTWIVSALLNKILKTFKLGPLNRLAGGTLGTLKGLFIVLITMQGLGPWVESSPVWKQSKVIQTLLPYAPLATALSKDAANEALNHIHTEDHLDDTSKNESSSQSSSPEDRSAHSTKNPFY; encoded by the coding sequence ATGAACACCATTGATATTATTGTACTTGTGCTTTTGCTCATTGGAGGGCTAAACGGTTTGCGAAAAGGATTCGTCAATGCCTTTGCGAACTTAGTCGGTTGGATTTTTGCATTGATTGTTGCAGCAAAATATTCAGCAGTTTTCGCACCTGCCATGCAAGTACTCAGTCAAGATCCTGTAGTGCAAAAAATTTCTGCATTTGCATTTATTGTTTTAATTATTGTAGTTTTAACATGGATTGTGTCTGCACTACTCAATAAAATTCTAAAGACTTTTAAGCTTGGTCCACTTAACCGTTTAGCAGGAGGCACCTTGGGCACCTTGAAAGGTTTGTTCATCGTCCTCATAACTATGCAAGGATTAGGTCCATGGGTGGAAAGTTCACCTGTTTGGAAACAATCGAAAGTCATTCAAACACTTTTACCTTACGCGCCTTTAGCAACAGCTCTTTCTAAGGATGCTGCAAATGAAGCGCTCAATCATATTCATACTGAAGATCATCTCGATGATACTTCAAAAAATGAGTCTTCGAGTCAGTCTTCCTCGCCAGAAGATCGCTCGGCACACTCAACCAAGAACCCGTTTTATTAA
- a CDS encoding NAD(P)H-dependent glycerol-3-phosphate dehydrogenase codes for MSELKFSDLVEPVVLNQKTALRVTVLGGGSFGTAMANTATRNGCDTMIWIRDAAVAKEMNETHINQRYLPDYPLEEGLRAESNLEKAVRDRDIILVAIPSHSFRDVLKQIKPFISAQAVVSLTKGIEAKTFSFMSDIIRDELPEVPYGVLSGPNLAKEIMAGQPAGTVIASDSELVRYAVQQALHSALFRVFGSDDVHGVELGGALKNIYAVAMGMAAAYNVGENTKSMILTRALAEMSRFAVKLGANPLTFLGLSGVGDLFATCNSPLSRNYQVGFALGSGQNLEQATKALGQTAEGINTIVQVNTRAKELDVYMPITTALHQVIFEGAPPLNIAVSLMKSGHRSDVEFVLPHHAV; via the coding sequence ATGTCAGAGTTAAAATTTTCAGATTTGGTTGAACCTGTCGTATTAAATCAAAAAACAGCACTACGCGTGACAGTCTTAGGTGGAGGAAGCTTCGGAACTGCTATGGCAAATACTGCCACGCGCAATGGGTGCGATACCATGATTTGGATTCGTGATGCAGCAGTTGCCAAAGAAATGAATGAAACGCATATCAATCAGCGTTATTTACCTGATTATCCTTTAGAGGAAGGATTAAGAGCTGAATCAAATCTTGAAAAAGCAGTTCGAGATCGTGACATTATTTTGGTGGCGATTCCGAGTCATTCATTTCGAGATGTTTTAAAGCAAATTAAACCTTTTATTAGCGCACAAGCGGTGGTGTCTTTGACTAAGGGTATTGAGGCGAAGACCTTTAGTTTTATGAGTGATATTATCCGTGATGAATTGCCTGAAGTTCCTTATGGAGTGTTGTCAGGACCAAATTTAGCCAAAGAAATTATGGCAGGACAACCTGCAGGGACAGTGATTGCCAGTGATTCAGAGCTGGTACGTTATGCAGTTCAACAAGCTTTGCACAGTGCTTTATTTCGGGTATTTGGTAGTGATGATGTGCATGGCGTTGAGCTGGGCGGTGCGCTGAAAAATATCTATGCTGTCGCAATGGGAATGGCTGCCGCTTATAACGTGGGTGAAAACACTAAAAGTATGATTTTGACACGTGCTTTGGCAGAGATGAGTCGTTTTGCAGTAAAACTTGGTGCAAATCCTTTAACTTTTTTGGGATTATCAGGAGTAGGTGATCTATTTGCAACTTGTAATAGTCCGCTCAGTCGTAATTATCAAGTAGGATTTGCCTTGGGTTCTGGTCAAAATTTAGAACAAGCCACTAAAGCTTTGGGGCAAACTGCAGAAGGGATCAATACCATTGTGCAGGTTAATACCCGTGCGAAAGAGTTGGATGTCTACATGCCCATCACTACGGCATTACATCAAGTGATCTTTGAGGGGGCACCACCTTTGAATATTGCAGTGTCTTTAATGAAAAGTGGACATCGTAGTGACGTTGAGTTCGTGTTACCGCATCATGCGGTCTAA
- the gspM gene encoding type II secretion system protein GspM — translation MKALENIQNKFDAWADQIADQLDKMSTRERVMVIFTTIFVAVAIIGSALWYMHRAAENQQKRLNELKDLVVWMQSNVVTMKPADDLSLTVPDKIQRVAQQQGLSIASQQVGEQYQIVGQHENYAILANFLTQIAQMGVSIEKMELIKADGEIKLTATVH, via the coding sequence ATGAAAGCACTTGAGAATATTCAAAATAAGTTTGATGCTTGGGCAGATCAGATCGCTGATCAGCTTGACAAAATGTCAACACGTGAACGTGTGATGGTGATCTTCACCACGATTTTTGTGGCCGTGGCGATCATTGGTTCAGCACTGTGGTATATGCACCGCGCAGCAGAAAATCAACAAAAGCGTTTAAATGAACTCAAAGACCTTGTAGTTTGGATGCAAAGCAATGTGGTTACCATGAAGCCTGCAGATGATTTGTCACTCACCGTCCCTGATAAAATTCAGCGTGTGGCACAGCAACAAGGTTTATCTATTGCTAGTCAGCAAGTGGGAGAGCAGTATCAAATCGTGGGGCAACATGAAAACTATGCAATTTTGGCAAACTTTTTAACGCAGATTGCGCAAATGGGTGTCAGCATTGAAAAAATGGAATTAATAAAAGCAGATGGGGAGATTAAATTAACAGCGACAGTACACTAA
- a CDS encoding ABUW_2363 family tetratricopeptide repeat lipoprotein produces MTIKPLAVAIFSASLLAACSTTSINKAPEKAVNNEPIVYTEPEISPPFYALNPFNYDQPPVFELELQKAAAAPVQKMEVPDPNNPTAKIILDTNKLIVPTVNNTQRAMKYAVIAGQDEIDITNIDDFLQMVEGKARHYPPQFTDRQERRGFESKLKEVSAQLDTLAANPNASFDILIRAFKASIMGRNLDLGSSYTTKSLDYAQRILKINKDDQEANLWFGFSLSEGGGQKEAMPYLNNAMKSGVQEAYLSSVNNYLWMDQKKNALQTLKNYKVKYPDETEVVDRLVQEVEKEGRYNVWQILKNPAQSK; encoded by the coding sequence ATGACGATTAAGCCCTTAGCAGTCGCTATTTTCTCAGCTTCATTACTAGCTGCGTGTTCTACAACCTCAATCAATAAAGCTCCCGAAAAAGCTGTCAACAATGAACCAATCGTCTACACTGAACCAGAAATATCACCACCATTTTATGCACTAAATCCATTTAACTATGACCAACCTCCTGTTTTTGAATTAGAATTACAAAAAGCAGCAGCAGCACCTGTACAAAAAATGGAAGTGCCTGATCCAAATAATCCTACTGCAAAAATCATTTTAGATACCAATAAACTAATTGTACCAACAGTCAACAATACCCAGCGTGCAATGAAATATGCTGTAATTGCTGGACAAGATGAAATTGATATCACCAATATCGATGATTTTTTACAAATGGTTGAAGGTAAAGCACGTCACTATCCGCCACAGTTTACCGATCGCCAAGAACGTCGTGGTTTTGAAAGTAAATTGAAAGAGGTTTCTGCTCAATTAGATACACTTGCAGCAAATCCAAATGCATCATTTGATATCTTGATCCGTGCATTTAAAGCCAGCATCATGGGGCGTAATTTAGATTTAGGTTCAAGTTACACCACAAAATCATTGGATTACGCACAACGTATTTTAAAAATTAACAAAGATGACCAAGAAGCAAACTTATGGTTTGGTTTCTCTTTGTCTGAAGGTGGCGGTCAAAAAGAAGCAATGCCTTATTTAAATAATGCAATGAAATCTGGCGTACAAGAAGCATATTTATCTTCTGTAAATAATTACTTATGGATGGATCAGAAAAAAAATGCGCTTCAAACTTTGAAAAACTACAAAGTGAAATATCCAGATGAAACAGAAGTTGTTGACCGCTTAGTTCAAGAAGTTGAAAAAGAAGGTCGCTACAATGTTTGGCAAATATTGAAAAACCCTGCTCAATCTAAATAA
- the purF gene encoding amidophosphoribosyltransferase, whose amino-acid sequence MCGVVGIAGKSPVNQMLFDALTMLQHRGQDAAGIVTCHNGRLFLRKDNGMVRDVFHTRHMRALLGNYGIGHVRYPTAGSSSSAEAQPFYVNSPYGITLAHNGNLTNAAEIHDDLFKTDLRHMNTDSDSEVLLNVFAHELQKCGTLTPKAEDIFHTVKRVHERCKGAYGVVAMITGHGIVGFRDPNGIRPLIYGSRLTETGEKEYIIASESVAITALGFKVERDIAPGEAIFINDQGELFTQQCAENSRYRPCIFEYVYFARPDATIDGISVYKARLKMGETLAKKILRDWGEDHDIDVVIPIPDTSRTSALELANALGVKFREGFMKNRYIGRTFIMPGQQQRKKSVRQKLNPVELEFKGKNVLLVDDSIVRGTTCNEIIQMARDAGAKKVYFASAAPMVKYPNVYGIDMPAKAELIASHRTVEEIQDIIGADRLIFQDLDDLKAAVKTHKVPEVEEFDCSVFDGIYVTGDIDAQYLTNLENSRSDLAKKEKDGYIDVNIDAASVDLSGIKEEA is encoded by the coding sequence ATGTGTGGAGTCGTTGGTATAGCCGGTAAATCACCTGTTAACCAAATGTTATTTGATGCGTTAACGATGTTACAACATCGGGGACAGGATGCAGCTGGGATTGTAACTTGTCACAACGGTCGATTATTTCTCAGAAAAGACAATGGTATGGTGCGTGATGTATTCCATACTCGTCATATGCGTGCATTACTTGGAAACTATGGGATTGGGCATGTCCGTTACCCAACGGCAGGTTCATCGAGTAGTGCAGAAGCACAGCCATTTTATGTAAACTCACCCTACGGGATTACACTTGCACATAATGGCAATTTAACCAATGCTGCTGAAATTCATGATGATTTATTCAAAACTGACTTACGTCATATGAATACTGACTCTGACTCTGAAGTCTTATTGAACGTATTTGCCCATGAACTGCAAAAATGTGGCACTTTGACACCGAAAGCAGAAGATATTTTCCATACTGTAAAACGTGTACATGAGCGCTGCAAAGGTGCTTATGGTGTTGTGGCAATGATTACGGGACATGGCATTGTTGGTTTTCGTGATCCAAATGGGATTCGTCCACTGATTTATGGTTCACGTTTAACTGAAACTGGTGAAAAAGAATATATCATTGCGTCTGAGTCCGTTGCGATCACTGCGCTTGGCTTTAAAGTTGAGCGTGATATTGCACCAGGTGAAGCGATTTTCATCAATGATCAAGGTGAATTGTTTACGCAGCAATGTGCGGAAAATTCACGTTATCGTCCGTGTATTTTTGAGTATGTCTATTTTGCACGTCCAGATGCGACCATAGACGGCATTTCTGTGTATAAAGCACGTTTGAAAATGGGTGAAACTTTAGCCAAGAAAATTCTTCGTGACTGGGGCGAGGATCATGATATTGATGTGGTGATTCCAATTCCAGATACCAGTCGTACCTCTGCTTTAGAGCTAGCAAATGCGTTGGGTGTAAAATTCCGTGAAGGGTTTATGAAAAACCGTTACATTGGTCGTACCTTTATTATGCCAGGTCAACAGCAGCGCAAAAAGTCAGTACGTCAAAAATTGAATCCTGTAGAGCTTGAGTTTAAGGGTAAAAATGTATTGTTGGTAGATGATTCCATTGTACGTGGTACAACGTGTAATGAAATCATTCAAATGGCACGTGATGCAGGTGCGAAGAAAGTGTATTTTGCTTCAGCAGCGCCTATGGTGAAATATCCAAATGTGTATGGTATTGATATGCCAGCAAAAGCTGAATTGATTGCATCCCATCGTACTGTTGAAGAAATTCAAGACATTATTGGTGCTGATCGTCTTATTTTCCAAGATTTGGATGATTTAAAAGCGGCGGTCAAAACCCATAAAGTACCTGAAGTAGAAGAGTTTGACTGTTCTGTTTTCGATGGTATTTATGTGACGGGTGATATTGATGCACAATATCTCACTAATCTAGAAAATAGTCGCAGTGATTTGGCGAAAAAAGAAAAAGATGGTTATATTGATGTCAATATCGATGCTGCATCGGTTGATCTAAGTGGCATTAAAGAAGAAGCTTAA